gatgtgtcagtttggaattttttccatacaaatacccgtaccgttacctgtacctctaccgcgtaccctccggtgtggccaagcctttaaaggcttggccacaccggagggtacatgcggtagcggtacgggtacttgtatgaaaaaaattccaaactgacagatcaacgttcagatgtggaatttttttcatacaattacccgtaccaagccttaaaggcttggccactttggagggtatgcggtagcggtacgggtagcggtgagggtacttgtatgaaaaaaattccaaactgacacatcaacgttcaggtgtggaatttttttagtacaaatatcgttaccgctataccgcataccctccggtgtggccaagccttaagacgCTGAACTATATTTTGACTgaacattttgtatgaaaaattcaccgcaccatgatacataattttggattattgaaaactACCTACGAGAAGGAGAAATTTCTGATAATAGTGCAGACGTGGTGCATCGtaggtgcggcggtcaaaaagtgCTGTGGACGTGGTGCAacggtggtgcggcggaattgaaatatgaataaaattctGAACTGGAACATCAATATTCTATTCAGGTTTccattttgttcatacaagtacccgtaccgctactcGTACCGGTACCGCATAACTTCCGGTGTGCTCAAGCCTTTTAAGACTTTgtaattgtatgaacaaaattccacatctgaacatTGATGTTGATGTTCCAGTTGAACATTTTGATCATGCAATTACCCGTACCGATGTGTTCAACTTCAAGATCTGAATCAAACAgatccaataaaaaaaagggggaATCTGGTCACCTTGACAAGAACTGTCAAACTTCTATCAAGTGTCAAAAATGCcgattttgttttatgaaaaaaccatcaaataaataataaataaaacaactcATAAAAATACAAGTTTATCATTTTACAtcctcaaaaactatttttttgaatatctactAGTTTGTTCTCATTACAAACATGTCAGTAACATCAACAAAAGAGTCCCTATCGCAAGCTCTGCTGAGCAAAATCATACCAAATCAAGAATATTTACTGCAAGGATCTATTGTTGATTCAGCCGTTGACCATTTGCTCCATAGgtaaaactcccaaaatctccTTAATTAATTTCTTACATGAACATTTCCCCATCATAGATTAAAAGGTCTTTGTGATAATGTAGACGCTGGACCAGAACAATTCCATGATTTAGAAGTTTGTCTCAGTCTAAGACCTCCCAATCAAATGCAACCACTCTTGCTTAGAGTTCGACGTGCTTTGGATATGGACAAAAATAATCCATTTCAATTGAGATACATTGGACAGCCTGAATTGGATCGTGCACGTCCGACTTTAGTAAGATCAAGTATTGATATGGGTTGTACATCAACCGTACTTGAATTCCTTACTGAATTGGGATGTCGAATTGATTTTGAATATGTTAGTCGAGGTAAGAGATGAATGGCTAAAATAATTTCACACAACACTACATCATCAATAAAATAGGTTACATGTTCCGGAAAGGAAGAATGAAGATAACAGTggcaaaaattatcaaaattactCCTGGAAAGCAGGAAATGAATGAACCTATTTCTCAAAGTTATTTAGTAGAACTTTCAGTTTTAGCACCAAATGGACAAGATGCTATTGGTGATGAAATGCGTGCCTTTGCCGAACAACTTAAGCCTTTGGTACAATTAGATAAAATTGATTATAAACGATTACCGTAAGTGAGAAATAAAtgaatcttatatataaaaatgagttcgttaagtgtgtgtggccgataaactcgcgtttgtctggtccgattttggtaattttttgtttgtttgaaaggtattaatatgtagatggtttgtataaaaaaaaattataccttttctcccactttcacatagctgtcaatttgtacgagtgaaaaaacactcttgctttttaaaaagtttaactaagctttatttgtaaaaaaatatattaagacaggctttcaaaataattaccTATTATTGTTTATAGTCTGTGATGCCTGTCAACGTTTGAATTTGCTTGAAGCAGACACTCATTGCTTCCTGGTGCATCTGTTTTGTCTTCGCCACATCATATTCTTCTTAGTAAATATAATCACATCTAATCCTTCAAATCCACTCGAACTTTAGCATAATTTCCGTGATTAGGATTAGATACACCGAATGCGCCGTGTgacattaaatgaaaaaatgtataatcaAGTTGTGATCTTTATTGAGGACACGTGTTTTGTTTGATGATTGCGAAAGCATTGGCACAATTAGGATTTGTTCCTCCAAATCGTGAAGAGCAAGATGTTCTTGATCAAGAAATACTACGCGGAAGGCAATACAATTGCGTTGAATTAAGAATATTTGTGCACACCACCAATTCCCGAAGTATGACACTATTATGCAAGGTGTCATCAATCAGAGTTGTGGTTTGTATTTCTTAGATGCACCCGATGGTAcgggaaaaacatttttgataccATTACATTTAGCATAAATAcgatctgaaaataaaatagcaTTGGCTCTGGAAATTGCAGCCATGTTAATAGATGGTGGCCGTACAGCACACGCGGTTCTTAAATTGCCTTTGAATATGCAGGTTAATGAAACacctacagtaccttgccatattattagggccaagcgaacaaaataaaattgtttggttcatgttgctgaattttcaaagtttttgtcgaaatatcttgaattttatttgtcccatttacttgcacttatcatgtagatacggattgacttaaaaaaagtcaaagaattcatactttttgatacaaaataacgtacaataGGGGATAAGCTCTAAAAGACGTTTCCTGtggaattcacgcccggataattaccagaccggtccaatacttaatttttttgtaccgaggaataacgtgacatgctTAACTTTAATGGCAAGGATTTTGCATAaacatagaagctctgatcgtctggatAGTACGTAATTTTCTAAGATTtggagtactttttttttcgtataagacCAGACAAGTacgttaatcaaataaaaaaacatcctctgatcattattggctgtgctgctatttcagggaaaggatgaggttctttttatattgtgggAAACGCCATAGCTCCAGACCAAAACAAAAggagcttgggaacgttttgattctacgatttcagaATAGACTCGAGACTCGAAGCATCTACATATATCTATGCAAGACtgggtccttgccataaagttaagaatgtccgttattcctcgatatacaaattcaagtattggaccggtctgataattctcccggcatgaattccataggaaacgtctttCGGAGCTTATCCCCTTATGTACGTtgttttgtatcaaaaagtatgaattctttgacttttttttaaggcaatccgTATCTAAATGATAAGCGCAGGTAAATgggatgaaaaaaattaaagacatttcgacaaaaactttaaaaattcagcagcatgaaccaaaacattgtattttttcgcttgggcctaataatatggcaaggctttttgatacattatagtcctggtatatccaatgaattaaaaaactccgtttggtaatttgatacattgctttcatttgtgatggggtcaaccgatttgtaggcaaaacattgtgcatttatatagtttaaaattgttgcattgatttcagaaacatttttatttgtaccagccattattgcacgttcactcagccaagtatgatttttgtaatttgtatttatactTGGAAATATACTTtgaatcaattcattttttgaatttacattgaaaaaattgttttgaagtgtAATTCGGCCTTCTAAATCAAGTGCCGCTATTCCATTAACAATGTCCAATTACTgcataaattacaataaattggttaattttcattacaataaaccagtttttttctgtttaaatgtattttcaaacaggttctatttttttaaaaagtacactcagcgaagcgggtgggggttaGCTAGTATTTAATAGAAATGCATTACTTTCTTATAATTGAACATCACAAATGGTGTTATTTTTGTGAGAAATTCAAAGTCACAGAATCTATTTAACAAAAAGGCAAAGTATGCCGACAATGAGATGGATTCTTTAAGATTTAAAGATCTTTAAAAAAGTAACAGTTCTCTTGAGATGTAGTAATAAGGAATTTCGATGCCAAAATTGGAAATAAAGACCTCTTTTTTTATGACTTTGTCCAACATCGTCTCACACTTCTATCTGGTTGGTGCTAAGCTGCGCAGATGTATACACAACGATGCTTCAAATCGGACAGAGAGTACCTACGTGCAGAAAATTTCACGTCGAAAAACTGTTATAACCCACACCGTAGAATTATCTTTTGAACTTCGATTCCCAATTTGCCCAATCAAGTTAACTACTAGTAAATATTAGGGCTGCCagataaaaatgtattaatgtCGGGAAAACAGGTCTTAAAAGTCGGGACAAATCGGGACACCAACAAAATAcatgaaatagaaaataaaaaaagtccaACAAAATTACTCctaaattttttataacttaTTGCAAATGTACATATGAGTTggttaaaattctattttttgaaaatcttcgtttgaaaaaagaaaataataaagtcaTTTATCGTAGATAGGTACTCGCTATAAAACTGTCTAGCGATGGATCTTTTCGTAAATGTACTAAGTAACAatttatgttttcaatttttgtctAATTTTGAAGAATGAATGAATTCGatctaaaagatttttcttgtataatttgagtgacttttcttatatttaaaccaatttatttttaatgcaggcttaaagtaatttttattttacctactctatttattttatttttggctgcaagcctgcattaaaaataaattgttttaaaagttttttttttatctgaaatggtgatattttagaaaaccTAAGTTTTGGCAATTAGGTACagacattgaataattatatatagaagtgacaccggaaaaaacgtccgctatgtttgaggggtggagccacaatcgtttgaggagtagcgccacaatcgttttaggattgtgtattcgatggccgaaaaatccctgaaaaggacttttggttactaagtaaccacatctacaatatttttatatttggtgtatttgtattagttttttttgtgctagtagtgtgtttgtttatttttgtttctgtaacattgaaattgaatttattttaaatttttgtattattttgaattgaatatttatttttgaatgtttggtCTTATGTATATTtggaaggattttgttttttgtttttattaacgacaagaagattttcttcatttatagaagtgtttatttaattttaattagggtgctttttgtaattatatctaggccaaagttgtagttcacattgtttgaatgttttccacatgcactgtggcatatatttactattttcttaaaccgcataatgcaagagtaggtagggattaagttcatacaatatggccatatttcacattattttaaagtattttaatacatatttcaaattatttttacacaatacgaaacaacctcgtttatttgcttaaactgatttatgtttgCGAACAaggatttttatataaaaatttaaagtttttataaaatgttaaattttgaaaaaaaaaaaatcttttcataccatttttggatacttttctttatttttaattaaaacatttttgttatctaaaatttaaacgatatttattaataaaatgttcaaataaacttaaAAGGTAAAAAGgcatattttgatcgcaaatgcaagaaaatgtggttttgggatagttccaatgatttttctatttcaccatttgaaataaaatacatatttggttctaagattctaaaactagaagaatgtagggtagcttttacatgctttttatatagtcaagctatgcattcttacaaaaaaaaagttgagataacaatcagacatgggattactatagccctgttcgactggaggtggtagtctgctaatagtagattttttgttaaatctagtactatcatctacctactcatgctcttcttcccaagtggatacgatttgtattgaatttgttgaaagtgcgttccattgaaaatcgctagtaaactactagtagtactttgccacctcccaaaggaacagctaAATGGATctaccgattaacatcaaacttcgtatgaagcattttttgcagaatctccataggggtttttagaactaattttttttaccaaaaataacgatacctgtcataaaccaatttcggaaatgtttaattttctcgaaaacggtaccagtgattttgttaaaaaaaatatataatagtttttgggcaatcatttaaatttttttaaattaacctaccgtagaaccgtgccaaactaccaatttaatttcaacgatttttttatacaaaagcatttatatagtttagatataaaacagaaagaaaatttgggaaaataatagtttttggattagtaatttctacgaaattgcataccaattttatttttaaatttttttttaaatttatttccaacgattttgaaatttttttttctaaaaatctatcttagtagaaaaaatcaaatcgaataggtacctacttgttttggagctatcacgaattttcctttgttcctttaactttttgggctagtgtataaaaacaactcaggttaaaagctaatgctcggttaaattttatggttatgaaactcaactattaaatttagccgagcttTAGCCTTTAACCTGAGTATTCAATTGTTTATATTGGAAATATgtataattcagttaaatatttaagtgagcctttaatttgattattggtaaggctcgtagaaaatcaaatttactAATGATAAGTTTTGGTGAATTATAGTAATAATAGCGTAATAGTAAGTGAATGTATAACCGTGGTCGAATGTTCGGGATTCGACCGAATCATTATTCGCAGCATCTCTAGTTGGtacctttaaaaaatttcactttcccctccttggaatcaaaaataaacaaaaagtttgagccaaatcgacttattggtttgagctcttacctgatttaaaatattacgttgagtttttcttaacgtttttctttttttctttaagggccATTAGCTGAAACGAACCTTAAATAATTCATGTTGAACATAAAAGTATAGGCTCTATTTTTACTTCAGGGGAAACTGCCACATAAAGATTTATGttgtaattaaatgcttaagtttcgattccgCAAAAAAAGGCTCTTATTGTTacgcatttcataatattccaaaacaaaatataatataaaaaaatagcaatctctgtggggatacgaactcagaaagcaaaattaaagagcaatcaccttgtcacctacgctaataggactattgaaaCAAGGGTAACTTTCATGCTTTATAAActataacgtgcctaggatatacaacaataatatttaattttgttcaaattctcgtccttaataaaaaatttcttgtttttagtttcgagttactatagatacatttataatgtcaactaacttttcaatatttttgtttgatatttgtgtaattttgtatgtatgagtaaaatttccttattttattttttcatttataggatgtcgatgtgtcgatacgatttatttttgtttgatatttgttttatgttttatgtgtaagtaaaatttccttattttttttctattataggatgtcgacgtgtcgatacaatttatttttatttgatatttgttttgttacgtttgtattagtgaaatttcctcttttaaaaacaaatttttggaaaaataattttctaaggtccaatttattcactctccattatatttaaaggccccattaaaaataaaaaatctgtcaaatcacatacaaattttaaaatttcccgtttttaatggagactttaaatttaatggagagtgaataaattgggcctaagacaagccccattctctctggggatttttttagtacatctaattgccgaaaaaaataaaattctgtagcgctagaaactatcggtgtcacttctatatataattattcaatggtacagattttaattttctaaactcTTAAACAATTTATCGTGCTTATTAAttaaaacacatacaaaaattgtCTTTAAAAACATGTTTCTCATGAATGTCAGGGTTAAAAttcctataaaaatataaaaaagtaagaatattattttaactgtCAATGTTCCACATCTCACTTACATAAGTACctaactataaaatttttttatgtgagtttaaacagaaaaaaatcctttttcatCTATTTGAAGTGCAAAGTGTTACATTGAGGTTAACAGAGTTTACTTTTCATTGAATTAGCTCCCGAACTGATGATTAAGAAACGAAAAGTCGGGACAAAACCGGGACATTTTGTAAATCGGGACAGATATCGGGACAGGGTCTAAATGTCGGGACTGTCCCGGAGAAATAGGGACGTCTGGCAGTACTAAGTAGATTGTGGCTCCAAAAGAAAACTAAGACACTTTGACAGTACTATGTAGATAGAAGGAAAGAAAAACAACGTCTGTCTAGTCAGAACCTAGTCAAGgagattaaaaataaacaggctctacaaaaaaagtgaACAGGGGTTTGTATTCCAATTCTATGATAAGCTACAATGATAAATTGAGGAACGTTTTTGCAAAGctcaagaaatgttttttttcaagtttttcaggAGAAGGTTTTTTGTTTCCCACTTGAGTACAAAACGTacttttcaaaagtaaaaacgaCGAGTTGTTCTTTCCTGCATAGCTAATCGATAGACTCAACTGTTATTTTAAGAATTGGAACGATTTGTCTTTATTTTAAACACGAAAACACcgtaattttcaaaatgaaacaaatccaAACGTACACTTTTTATCACCTaatgttataatattttatgcatAGTGTATGTAGTTATGTACCAATACATAACTCAAACTAAACAACCCATGTAGTAACTACAATAATAATATTTGATATTTAAGGAAAGATAATTGTTTCCAACAACAGACAAACTTTGTTGAGTTTGGCTAAAACTtgcaattttgttaaattttgaaaaacctcGTAgtattttgttgagttttgaaaaacctccactaattttgtttagttttgttgagtttaaaaaaacgattttgaaaaaacgatcttaaatttttttttaaataaaaaatggtagTTTTTATGTAGTTTTAATTTACTCATCTTTTACGTCTGGTCATGCCAAAAATGTTGATATCAATATCTCATTTTTGGCGTttgttgagtttaaaaaaatgctccTCAGTTTATTAAATTACAGTTAAAGGAGAATGGGTTAACttgtatggaacgtggacgttgcgcggccattgatgaatttgttattttctgatgttattaagtcttacatatgttttgcagaagttttatccttgtgacgtacttcagaaacggataaaatgcatttttgcatttaacactttatgcaGATTGTCTCTATGTtgtaactttaatatttattttaagtgcatattatgattttctgtcattttccctaacTCTGAAGATcttaatcttgaatatccaatcactagaacccaaactattagcttttattaacaacaatttcaagcctattttgaaagttttcatgttcaattttttgttagtttgaatcgtttgaaaaacagtcgaacaaaaataaaagtggttggcttaaaaatcttgtattatgagttctattggtcagaTTTTCAAGATCAATGTCTTCAgggtcagggaaaatgacagagcttcaaattatatatttaaaataaaaatataattcaatttttccttCACATTTTAaacgatgcattaacaatactattattgcaatatcttgcattcttaaagTAATGCCGCGAAACTTCcaatgtaaaagtttttcctaagatATAGCTCTTTCGTTTGATACCAAattcattaatggccgctcaacgtccaaaattcCCATTCTCCTTTAAATTGTGAAAAGTTTTTCCATCGAGCTTATCACAGAACCAGAAAAGCCCCCCATGTCACCCTGGATCCTGTTAATATAAAAAGGGTGATATCATATTGAATGGGGAGCAATTATAAACATCTTAAGAGACCATTTCAACCACCTGTTCTATTGTGATGAAGTTAAATTTTCCACTAACGAACAGCTACAAGAAAACGACCGTGATGATAGTCTAGAGCTCAAACCACCTGGCACCACGCAGACCAACACAATCAGaactatattttatatatatacagCTATGGAAaaagaaatagcacacttttgatttttcttacaaaaattggatttatttgggaccttttaacttatatattataatttttacatcagggcatgcattagcttatgggaattcataaaattaataattataaattattttatttcaattcaatttttaaaaatataatttctagagaatacccttttttcttgtggacaaagaaatagcccacattccgaaaatcataaaaataatcatttctaagcaaaaattcttacaatttccaataaattcaatactactaagttagtaacttgttagtagaccacagtttttcaaagttctttcgcacctctttggtaaactttcaactaacgtctggtatccactttgtggagtacggcaccacgcttctttgattctggcccaaagatcgtttgaatttttgaatttcctttTCCCACGCTTAACCTTGACATCAATTTATAAGTTTTCTATGGGGTTAAGATTGTGAATTTGAGATGGCTAGGtgcaaacatcgattttttcgtcCGAAAACCTATCTTGTACTATTTCTGATGCATGTTTGGGTGATTGTCATGTATGAATATCTAATTAACTGGCGAGAAATATGGTTCCTCGGTATTCTAATGtaatattaagacaaaagaatttatcaattttgcCATCCACCTAACCAATGGGTCCTTACCATGCCAGGAAAATGCGCCCCAGACCATCAAATCCTATCCTCTTAGTTTCATCGTCTTGAGATAATACTTTGGCTTGTCCTTTTAACATTTTAGGCGATGGACAAATGTTTTGTCATCGGTTCCAATGCGGTTAACCTTTATTTCATCACTCCAAAAGACTCTTATTCAAAACAGCATGTTTTTATTCAGATGTTTTATAGCTAATGTATGGTGATCTTTCATGTGTCTTTTTATATCATTGGATTTTTCTTACCTGTCTGTACAACTCAGCATCATTAAGTATCCTTCTTAAAAGTCTGCTTGACACTTTTTTCGCCGAATTCTATATTTACTTCGGGCAAAATCGTGCGAGATGACTTAAAAGGCCCACATTTGCGTTTCTTTGTGATCGCTCTATCCACTCGTATGGAAGTTTTGCGGGGAAGAAGTTaacgcaatttaatttcagagtttaaatttctatttgctctttccaaataaatggctttatccatcatttattcgaaaaatttagagtttaagctaattaagaaggatttttCCCTTGACTATGAGGCTCGAAAGTAATTCTCCCTTTTTTCGCAGTTTAATGATGTTTTctgcctatttttttcaaaaatacttgtaaattaaatagtagcaataaaatgaatgcattttcgtctacaacttttgaacgcggaataaaaacttaacggttaaacaaatgtgtgctatttctgtgtccactagcgaaagagacagaaaaagcattatattgctagtgcaaataaatatagaaaataacggtacttttaagatatttttgtctccatcactttatttcgataatataccaaaagaaaaaaatttataaaaagcatTCCTAATATCTAAAATTCGATTCGCATGATTTTTCTCAATAGTGTGCTATTTCTCTGTCCATGGCTATATACACAATATCTAggattttttgataatattgatTTGATAGAAAGAATCAAGGGTACTGGTACTGGTGTCTTTTCAAATATAGCTTCAGAGGCAAACAAAATGAGTTTTGTTCTATATAAGGAGAAGAATAAGTACATGCCGAACATCTTACGTCTTACACGTAAAGTATTCAACTTTAAGTCAAATGATACCAGAAGCAGAGAGATGCCCGGTATCCAACACTTTAAGATATGAATTTTAAGGCCAGGTGGAGATGAAGCTGGCTGGAAGATACTATTTGAGGTTCTATAATTAACAAACATTTACAGATCGAgatattttctttacttaaaAAGcatttgttgatgttgttgttataTCCTTTAGTTATAACGTCACAAAGAGCATCAATTTGTAGAAATATTGATTTAAACTTTCCAATAAACTTAATCAATTTGTAAGTTTCCATATTTTGAGAGTGGGAAATCCGTGCGAATTCTCGTTTGGTGTCCCAACGGTGTACAAGTTATAGATTACATTTCAATTGAGCGAAAATCATTCAGTATAAGTTTGCAGACTTAAATATTGAATACCTTATTAATACCTGATAATTAAGTTTAAAGTAAACGTCATCAACGTGCTTACAAGAGTTTTCATAGAGCTAGATATCCCAAAATTAAGAAttcaaaaaatagtttgatATTGTTCACTTTGAAACTCTCAGATGTAAGGGCTCAGTGTTATTTCCCCTAGTTCTATAcagatataaaaatgaaaatgatgaaaattaaggtaaggaaaaattttacaaaaattcatCTAGAGAGTACCGAATAATGCCAGCTACCTTATTTGAGACAGGTAAACTGACAGCCAAACAAACAGAATTGATGAACCcacacattttttgtttttaatattcgcAATAAGATGATAACTTTCTCCTGAAGCATCATTCTATCTTCTCGTATACTTGTAGTTTTACCGAAAATAACGTTTATAGATGTGattgtttcaaattttaaattcataattgtttagttttcaaaaaccatCAACTAATctataatcacaacaaaaacattactgttaaaaaaagagccaagttctcttatattgaaattatgctggcacaaaaagtactgagatgtaaaagtgtaccaagttctaaagtttgggttcaaattcgtatcaataaaattttgattgttctcttgacaatttttcttaattatagatttttaaagttatttcaaaaat
This DNA window, taken from Episyrphus balteatus chromosome 2, idEpiBalt1.1, whole genome shotgun sequence, encodes the following:
- the LOC129909285 gene encoding mediator of RNA polymerase II transcription subunit 18 encodes the protein MSVTSTKESLSQALLSKIIPNQEYLLQGSIVDSAVDHLLHRLKGLCDNVDAGPEQFHDLEVCLSLRPPNQMQPLLLRVRRALDMDKNNPFQLRYIGQPELDRARPTLVRSSIDMGCTSTVLEFLTELGCRIDFEYVSRGYMFRKGRMKITVAKIIKITPGKQEMNEPISQSYLVELSVLAPNGQDAIGDEMRAFAEQLKPLVQLDKIDYKRLP